The following nucleotide sequence is from Marinobacter sp. MDS2.
TGCCACTCCCGAAGCTGGATAATCCAATACGCCAGATCTTCCGGCATGAACGGAATATCGTAGCCGCCCAATTTCTTTCCGGTTTTGTTCGTCGTGATGTAGGCGCTCAACTCACCGTCATTGTTCCCTTTCTGAATAAAGCCCTTATTCCGCTTTCGGGTCGCAAGCGGACTTGGATTTTCGATCCAGTGAACCTTCCCATCACGCCATAACGGAACGAATTCATCTCCCTCTCCGCTGTCGAGCCAACAGATTTGCTGTCCTCGCAACGGAATGGATAGCAATGTGTAGTTTGCGACAATTTTTACGGGCGACCATAACTCGTGCATCTCTTCAAAATAGCGCTTGCGACCTCGCTTCCGCTCTTTTTTGACCACTCGATAAATGCAGTTTGGGTCATTGTCATCAATTAACTGTGGATCAACCCCGAACCAGCAGTCTTCGAGGAAGGGATGCAATTGATAGAGATCGCGAAACGACGTCGCCTCTAGCGGAATCAGATGCTGCTTGGCTCGTACAATGGCATCCATGGGCAATGGAGGCTTGTCTGATTCACTGCGCTTGTAACTGGGTAACTGATCTAACAAACCCTTGAGAACGGTTCTAAGAGGATTGCGGTAGCCGGGCAGAACTATCAACTCACCGTTCTCGTCCTCGTCAGAGCAATAAGTCTCCAAAATCCACTCGAAAAAAGCGGAACAGGCGTTATGCCGTGGTTTTTTTACAGTATCTGCGGTGACATTTATGAAGTTTTCGTACGCTCGCTCATCAAACGGGATATCCCTTGACAGCATGGCTCCCGGGTCGTCAACCAAGCCCAGCTTGTCCACGTAAAATCTAAGGAGTGCTCTCAAATGTGAGTATTTGTTGGATTGGCCTGTACCAGCCTCTACATAACACTGAATGGCTTTCCAAAACTCGGGGTATTTGCTGGTCAGTTCTCGATTAATGGCGTTTTCGTTGCCCAGGAAGTGAGGCCAAGATATCCAATGTTCGGAATAAGTTTTATTCGGCTGCGATGGCAACTTCGGGTCTTTTTCGTAGCCCCTGAAGTATTCCGCACCTGTTTTTAACCCCAAGCATTGAGCGGCTTCGGACGCCTCGGCGAGCGTCGCGTACCTCTTAACGGGGCGCTCAATGCCAAGGTAGCTGTACCAATCATCCCAATCTTCGGCATAGAAGTCGAAGGGACTTACTGTCAGCTTCGGGTCTTGTTTGTAGCCCTCGTAGAATTCCTTCTGTGTTTTGAATCCCAAGCGCTGGGCTGCTTCGGACGCCTCGGCGAGCGTCGCGTACTTTTCTTTGGGACGCTCATTGCCAAGAAAACTGTACCAATCAGCCCAATTTCTGCGATACATTCCGTCGGGATGGCGTGGCAGCTTCGGGTCTTGTTTGTAGCCCTTAAAGTATTCTGTGGACGTTTTGAATCCCAAGCGCTGAGCGGCTTCGGACGCCTCGGCGAGCGTTGCGTACTTCCCATCGGGGCGTCCAGTGCCAAGGAAGTTGTACCAACTACTCCAATCTTCGGCATAAAAGTCGTTGGGAGAACCTGGCAGCTTCGGGTCTTTTTGGTAGTCCTCATAGTATTCCGCCTGTGTTTTTAACCCCAAGCGTTGAGCGGCTTCGGACGCCTCGGCGACAGTGGCGTGCTTCTCACTGGGGCGTTCAGTGCCAAGGAAGCTATACCAATCATCCCAATCTTCGGCATAGAAAACAGAGGGTTGTGATGGCAGCTTCGGGTCTTTTTGGTAGTCCTCATAGTATTCCTGCTGCGTTTTGAACCCCAGACGCTGAGCGGCTTCGGACGCCTCGGCAAGCGCCGCGTACCTCTCGGGGCGCTCAACGCCAAGAAAGCTATACCAATCATCCCACTCTCCGGCATAACTTCGTTGGGGATTCGATGGCAACTTCGGGTCTTTTTGGTAGCCCTCATGGTATTCGGTGCGTGTTTTGAAGCCCAATCGCTGAGCGACTTCGGACGCCTCGGCGAGCGTCACGTATTTTTCTCTAGGGCGCTCATTGCGAAGGAAGTTGGGCCAATCAGCCCAATCTTCGGCATAGTGTTTGTCGGGAGCTGCTGGCAGCTTCAGGTCTTTTTTGTAGCCCTTGTTGTATTCATCTCTTATTTCGAATCCCAAGCGTTGAGCGGCCTCGGACGCCTCGGCGACAGTGGCGTACTTCTCACCGGGGTGTTCAGTGCCAAGGAAGCTATACCAATCATCCCAATCTCCGGCATAGAGTTGGTTGGGATTTGCTGGCAGCTTCGGATCTTGTTTGTAGCCCTTCTTGTATTCCGGCTGCGTTTTGAATTCCAAGCGCTGAGCGGCTTCTGAGGCTTCGGCGAGCGTGGCGTACTTAGTTGCCATGAGTGAGTCCTTTCTTGATTGGAGAAATTAAGCCGTGCTCGGGCGACAATCTGCTCAAATGCGCACGCATCTGCTTATCAGTGAGTTCGGTGTAGACCTGCTGACTTTCTATCGATTTATGGTGTAGGGCGTTTTTAATGATCAGAGAATCAGCGTTTGCATCAGCCAGAGCTTGCCCATACGAGTGTCGGTGGGCGTGTGCTGTCGTTCCCGCTTCTTTTGAAAACGGTAAACCAATTCTCTCAACGGCTCTTTTAAGCGATTGGTTATAGCCTTTGATTGAGTGCGGAGCGCCTGATTGCGTCGTGAATGCAAACGGATGTTTACCGCCATCGGGGTATCGCTGGTAGGTCAGGTAAAGCCGCCAAAGGTCGTTAAAGGTTTCACCAGCACTTCTTGGAAACCACCAAACCTGAAGAAAGTGGCGACTTTCATTGTCCTCTTTGGGCGCTTTCCAACCTGCATGCAGCGTATGGGATTTCGAATATTCAAATCGCGGTTGCATCCCATACTTGTTGAGCAACTCTTCGCGCCTGCTGGGGCCGTTTGGACGGGGCCGCCCTTTATCGGGATGAAAAATTTTGACCAGTGCGGTTCCGTCCTCCCACGGCACGACATCTTCTACCCAAAGGTGAAAGCACTCGCTGAGCCTGAGTCCGCCGTAATGCATCAGCATGGTAATGAGCACATTCTTCAGGTCCAGGCGCTCATAAACTACGTCGCTCGTTTCAAAGCCATATCGCGTAAGGCCATTCCACAAGAGGTCGTCAATTCGTCCAGGAGGAAAGCTTTTCTTACCCTCATTGCCGTTAGAACGCGACACCGTCCTGGGCATAACCTTCCGGAAATAAGCAGGGGCTGGTTTGTTAGCCCAAAGGTGGGAAAGAAAAGCCCGCCGTTTCTTTTGGTAGAAGGCTGCGAGGCCCATCCACTCCTCGTAACGAGTCGGTTTCACCGTTGGGTTTATCTGAAGCTTTTTCTCTTCATACTGCTCAGAGAGCCAGTCTGTGTATTGTGTTATCAGGCTGATTAGAAAGTTCGCGTCCTTATCCTCGCGTGGTTTCCACCGCAGCCAACTCGGATCGCTACCGTCCTCGCCAATCGTTCCGGTGTAGAGGCTGTTTGAAAACTCCTGAAACAGTTGGTGAGGAGTTTCAAAGCAGTCTTTATTCTGATTCGTGTAATCGATGAGGAGTCGAACCGCAAACGCGCTCCTGTCTTTCCAGCTCCGAGATTTGTATCGATGAACGATCAAATAATCCAAATAACTTTTCAGCAAACCATCTTGGGTGACGATCACCGGAAGACTTATCTTCGTCCCCGTGTTGTCTACTTTGATATTTGCCTCTATGCAGACGCTGTTCAGCACGCAATTTCCAATTGGTAAAATAGTATGTTCGTAATTCCACTATATATGCATGTATGCTCAAGAAAAACCAGATTTCGATTTCTGGCATAGGTTTTTGATGCTTTTTAGGATATTTTTTCTATTCCACTAAGTAGTAAGGGAGCTAAAGGACCGGATGAATGGCTGCCACCGGCTGGCCAGTGCGGCTATGTAGCCCGGTTTGTTCGGGTGGTAAAGTTGTACAAACTCGAGCCCTCGACAAAGGAGTCGGCATGGTTTCAAGAGTTTCTCGAGGAGTGTCGCCGTTAAATCAGCCGCCCAGCATCACAAACCTCCACGGAACCGCAGGTCTACTGTGGCTATCCAACCAGGCTGAAAGTTGGCATCTTTCTGGTGCCGAACTTGCGCATCTATTAGGCGTCACTTCGACGACACTGAACGACTGGCTAGCCAACATTGAAAATAATGGCGATCACAGCCCGGAGTTACCTAAATCCGTGATCGAACGGATCGGCCTGCTTCTGGGGCTCCATAAAGCCCTGGTCCTCCTGACCCCAGCAGATCATAGTGAGATGGCGACAGAGTGGTTCAGGAAACCCGTCAATCTTTGGGGTCTCACCTGCACCTCGATTCGGGAGCACCTATTGAGCGATACGCGCACTGAAACACTGATCACCCTAATTAGACAGATTCGAGCAGAAACGACCTGATTTATGAGGTCACTCAGCCCTAGGACTGCCGCTTAGTATCAATTAGTAGAGCTAGTTACTAATTAGTAGAACGAATTACTAATTGGCACTAATCCGTGAACCGTGTTGAAAAAACAATTAGAGCCAGCGGTCAAATTTGACCACCTTTTTGGTTTGCGTGTTAGAAAATACGGAGCCAGTTCAGCGTTTCAGAGTTGGTATACACTGGTAGGAAATACGGAGCACGAATCGATATGAATACAAAGCGCCCAACCGAAAAAGAATTCTTGGACGGCCTAAATGCCCACACGGCCCATGCCGATGAACTGGCGGAACCACTGCCCCAAGAACTAAACCCGCTGGAGCGCCAAGAAGGTTCCGTTCAGGGTTATGCTCGGCCAACTAAAAAGGACGAGAATAATGGCTACCGACGATGAGCATGCGACTGACTCCACATCGGTTTTTTGCGGCCAATCCGGTCGGGGTGGACTGGGTTTGTGGTGACCTGCATGGCGAGTTCGAGGCTCTTCAGGCCGCGTTATCGAATGCTGAATTCGACACGTCCGTTGATCGTCTGTTTCTGTTGGGAGACACAATTGATCGCGGCCCAGAGTCCCGGCTTCTTCTGGAGTGGGTTCTAGGTACCGACTGGGTATACAGCGTGATGGGTAACCATGAGCTGATGTTTATCGCCGGCGCTGAGGACAACCGAAACCGATACAAGCACCGGGGAATGGGCGGTCACTGGACTGCGGGCCTGGATGAAACCTCTTACAAAAATCTGGCAATCCAGTGTCGTTACCAGCTGCCGCTCACCATGACGCTCGAGTGCGATAACGGACAACTCGGGCTGGTACATGCTCAAAGTCCTTTCGATGATTGGCGAACCGTTCAGGAGACACCCTTTTCAGAGCGCTTTGCCATCGACTGCACGTGGCCCATCGACGACATAGGCTATGTAAAAAAGACGGATGCAGAAACCCAGGTGCTGTTCGAGTTCATCGCTCACCGCTATGAGAGTGGCAGCTTGATCGTCACAGCCAACCAGCCCTTTAGCGAGTGGGATCAAATATTCCCGGACAGCATGATGACCGTAGCGGCTGTAGACCGACTGATACACCACGCCACCATTATCGAATTAGAGGGGGAAAGCTACCGACGACAGCAACAGCTTAAGCAGGCTGGAAAGAGTAAAAAGTAAGACCACTCAACCGGCCATCATAGTTGTCGCGGACCGGACAAGATAGTTGACGCCAGACATCTCACCTTCTTACCAAAAACCCCGCAAAAAAACACCGTTTTGCGGCCAATCTAAGCCTGGCAACTCTGAAACAATTCAGTCACGCACTGCTCACGTTGTGCCTGGACACACCCAAAATGTCGCGTAAATGACCCGACTTGGCGCGCGTTTGTGGCTCCTCGCCCAATTCGCGCCTGGGGTGTGGTAAAAATGGATTAAAGGGTAACCACCTAACGCTGCCATCGTTGTTTCGGTGGGGAACCAGAGGCAAAAAGATTCAGAGAGAAAAGATATGGCTGCGAATCATTCATGCGAGACATTCGACACCACACTGCTGATTCTGCCGGTTCACACCAGCGCACAGATCGTTTCCCGACCCAAAGACTCAAATTGCACACCCACCATCTGGAGGCCCAGTTTATGAACACACACACCACCACACCCAAAGAAAGACACCCCAAGGTTACTAATGCTGAGGATCAGTCATGCAGGAACTTCATCTGTTTGGAAGCACCATAACGTTTATCCGTCTTAAGAACAGCGCCTTTAGTCCGCTGTCAGATCATGTCTACACAATTAATCGGAAGCGCACCAAGAACCCTGCGCTCGATAATTTTCTGGGAGGAGTGCTTGGGTTATTCGAGGACTACGCCGAAACGTTTATTTTAGAGGACGAACTGATATTTACATCCCAGGACTGTCTGATAGAAGCCTGGGACCCGACAGACCCATTTTTCATCCTGCTCCTTGTAAAGTCGGCATCAGGGCACGTTGACGATGCCATGGTAGATGAGCTGCGCCAGGTCCTGCTGGAGTTTACCTCGTCGATTCTGGAATTCGGCGCAGATATCTTTTCAGCGCCTTCGACAATCCTTACCGCCGAGCAACGCACGTTTGTGAGGGAGGCAGCCACAGAGTACCGTCGGCAACATAAAAACCAGACAATCATCGCACCATTCGAATGCTCGTTTCCCGGTTCAGGTCTACAACCGCTTCCCATTCAGGGCAAAATCAAACCTGCACCGTCGGATGTCGTAGATTCAAGTGACGAGGTTTTTCTGGCGCTATCCGATGGAATCAAAGCGGATGATTTATCCATCTTTCTTCGGAAGCTCAACGACATGGGAAAACCCCAGACGGACCGCACAGATACATACACCGCTGAACAGGAAAAACAGCTGCGCATCGCCGCTGAAGCTTATCTTGCGCCCATCAAGGCCATCGAGGTTACCGTCTGCAAGAGACAAGACCTCAAGGGCGTTGTCAGACGCTATGTGAAGGATATCCGCCCCATTACTGACGCGGAGATTCATACCAAAATCGCTAGCAATCAGTTGGCGCTGTAAAGCGCCGCTGATTGTCGTCTTAGGCGGCACTGATGGTGGCGCATTGCATTTGAATCAGAACACCGACAGCGAGGAATACGAGAGCAAGCTCATAAGAATTGCGCACAGTTCCAGTCTTAGATCGCGAGAGTATCAGGCCACCATAGTCGCTCACGCGAGCATTCGTGCCTCTATCCCTCATATACACCGGAAAGCCATCCAAGTTGGACCTGATTGAAGAATCCGGAAGCACATCGAAACCAGCCCCTCGCATTCCGGACATGATCTCTTCATTTCCATTTTTTGCAACAACTTTAAATTGACTACTCGGCACCTGAAAAAGCTCAAGCACGTGTTTTACCAATGCGAAATGCGACGCCTGGTACATAAGCAGCTGGCGATTCGGGCTCACAACGTAGCTAAGCTCATCCAGGTAATCGGCCGAGACGCCGCTCCAACCAAGGACCTCGTCCTCACTTAAAGACTCAGCGTGATGGATCATTCTGCTCCAGGCTTGATCCGAGACGGTCTCCAGCAGAGCATTAGGACAATCCTCACCCTTCAATTTTACGTTTTTGTCAGTGGGTGAGCTGAACCTCATGCGATTGTTTGCAAGGTTGATGACGGACTTTAACTGCGTCTGAACGTTAGGATGAATCTTCATGAGCTCTGCGGCCCGCTCGTAGCGCTGCCCCAACCCCACAAGCCGAAGCGTTCTCAAGAGGGCACCTAACGTAGGGGCCGGGTAATCCAGTGCAGCTACCATTTCCGGAGAGGCCGTTGCCGGTCTCGTTGGCAGATCGGAA
It contains:
- a CDS encoding VPA1269 family protein, which codes for MATKYATLAEASEAAQRLEFKTQPEYKKGYKQDPKLPANPNQLYAGDWDDWYSFLGTEHPGEKYATVAEASEAAQRLGFEIRDEYNKGYKKDLKLPAAPDKHYAEDWADWPNFLRNERPREKYVTLAEASEVAQRLGFKTRTEYHEGYQKDPKLPSNPQRSYAGEWDDWYSFLGVERPERYAALAEASEAAQRLGFKTQQEYYEDYQKDPKLPSQPSVFYAEDWDDWYSFLGTERPSEKHATVAEASEAAQRLGLKTQAEYYEDYQKDPKLPGSPNDFYAEDWSSWYNFLGTGRPDGKYATLAEASEAAQRLGFKTSTEYFKGYKQDPKLPRHPDGMYRRNWADWYSFLGNERPKEKYATLAEASEAAQRLGFKTQKEFYEGYKQDPKLTVSPFDFYAEDWDDWYSYLGIERPVKRYATLAEASEAAQCLGLKTGAEYFRGYEKDPKLPSQPNKTYSEHWISWPHFLGNENAINRELTSKYPEFWKAIQCYVEAGTGQSNKYSHLRALLRFYVDKLGLVDDPGAMLSRDIPFDERAYENFINVTADTVKKPRHNACSAFFEWILETYCSDEDENGELIVLPGYRNPLRTVLKGLLDQLPSYKRSESDKPPLPMDAIVRAKQHLIPLEATSFRDLYQLHPFLEDCWFGVDPQLIDDNDPNCIYRVVKKERKRGRKRYFEEMHELWSPVKIVANYTLLSIPLRGQQICWLDSGEGDEFVPLWRDGKVHWIENPSPLATRKRNKGFIQKGNNDGELSAYITTNKTGKKLGGYDIPFMPEDLAYWIIQLREWQSKYNPIEELTLWTQINPQQRIHKDILKRRGKQSFLFRDPASHACDEKASPMRTTTAFTRTLPALLFHSQRPGADLAEKIEKKSSVDYKSQFTPHALRVSLITAYIVDGRAPIAVISKLVGHSSLVMTIYYTKVGASKMRLEMAAAEKRALEQSHYRYEDLILQKKIEEARPELIATDRSIMDQCLTPNWPSGAFQLMSFGICPMSGNKCDEGGMALVERKVEAQYAPVPNGYLGTRNCPQCRFFITGPAFLGGLSAIANEIILEINVTRNEYHELEEKRQTLDDERYDAESSGQFFGKERTLKKITSAYEEKAKKLDMLLTDLQHLYRLISQSTELLKTSETGQHQLIVSGNYVEMEMHLEEQSSEFRLLAEVCANAEIYESASASRARPLLSQMLDKLADTNGIAPAIFRLTEDQQLKAANQVVRLIMQVTQNNWHVADQLINGQITLEDLAEPLQLGDVRQEIESAMNGSLKFPLEIESCNE
- the gmtY gene encoding gamma-mobile-trio recombinase GmtY — encoded protein: MLNSVCIEANIKVDNTGTKISLPVIVTQDGLLKSYLDYLIVHRYKSRSWKDRSAFAVRLLIDYTNQNKDCFETPHQLFQEFSNSLYTGTIGEDGSDPSWLRWKPREDKDANFLISLITQYTDWLSEQYEEKKLQINPTVKPTRYEEWMGLAAFYQKKRRAFLSHLWANKPAPAYFRKVMPRTVSRSNGNEGKKSFPPGRIDDLLWNGLTRYGFETSDVVYERLDLKNVLITMLMHYGGLRLSECFHLWVEDVVPWEDGTALVKIFHPDKGRPRPNGPSRREELLNKYGMQPRFEYSKSHTLHAGWKAPKEDNESRHFLQVWWFPRSAGETFNDLWRLYLTYQRYPDGGKHPFAFTTQSGAPHSIKGYNQSLKRAVERIGLPFSKEAGTTAHAHRHSYGQALADANADSLIIKNALHHKSIESQQVYTELTDKQMRAHLSRLSPEHGLISPIKKGLTHGN
- a CDS encoding ATP-binding protein, coding for MSMRLTPHRFFAANPVGVDWVCGDLHGEFEALQAALSNAEFDTSVDRLFLLGDTIDRGPESRLLLEWVLGTDWVYSVMGNHELMFIAGAEDNRNRYKHRGMGGHWTAGLDETSYKNLAIQCRYQLPLTMTLECDNGQLGLVHAQSPFDDWRTVQETPFSERFAIDCTWPIDDIGYVKKTDAETQVLFEFIAHRYESGSLIVTANQPFSEWDQIFPDSMMTVAAVDRLIHHATIIELEGESYRRQQQLKQAGKSKK